The Lasioglossum baleicum chromosome 10, iyLasBale1, whole genome shotgun sequence genome contains the following window.
CCAATATTTCATTGCTTGCTGAATAAATCGAAGAGACATAAGTGTATGTGTTTGTACATTTTTAGAGACGCGATGATTGTCTGCGGAATAAACTCTTGTACCAGTATGCTCAGCGGTGTCGTAATCTTTTCTGTAGTCGGATTCATGGCTCACGAACAACAAAAACCCGTTGCGGATGTAGCTGCATCTGGTAATTATCATTTCGacggtgtatgtatgtataatctcGCTAGCCAGCGGTTATTGGCTAGCATTATGACGACGCTCATACTACTCATACTATTACTTTGTAAAACTTTGAAAATGGCTTCACTGTTTCTCCTCGATACGTACATTACGATTACAATGCGAATGGTAGTGCAAAATACGCTGGCGGCAGACGGACACAGTCGGATTGATTTGGTCTTTAACTTTTCTGATTTTCTAATTGCATCAACCAGGTCCAGGACTAGCTTTTCTGGTTTATCCGTCAGCAGTTCTAGAACTCCCAGGATCGTCTTTATGGTCCtgtttattcttttttatgCTCATACTTATCGGTTTAGACAGCCAGGTAATTAAAAATACTTTGATTAAATCGTCTTTGGCAATTACGATCAATTATTATGTTTTATAGTTTTGTACAGTTGAAGGCTTCATAACAGCGGTGGTTGACGAATGGCCGCACCTTTTCAGAAAACGGAAAGAAGTGTTCATTGCAGTTGTATGCTTCATCTCGTACATCATTGGTCTCAGCTGTGTAACCGAAGTGAGTCTCTAACGATATTCATCAGTTCCAACAGGAATCACGCGTGATTCTTGATTGTGATTTTTGTTTCCAGGGTGGAATGTATGTGTTTCAACTGTTGGATTCTTACGCGGTGAGTGGATTTTGCCTCCTCTTCTTAATGTTCTTCGAGTGCATCTCTATCTCCTGGGCTTTCGGAGTGGATCGTTTCTACGATGGTATTCGAGATATGATCGGTTACTACCCTTGTGTTTGGTGGAAAATATGCTGGACATATACAACTCCTCTGATTTGTGTGGTAAAATATTCTATTACAAAGTTTAGCTTACATTTCTTTGATATAACGTGTAATGAAAGTATAATTCACAATTAGGGCGTGTTCACATTCAACATAATTAAGTTTGTCCCTGTAAAATACCTTACATACGAATATCCATGGTGGAGTCACATGCTAGGATGGCTTTGTGGTCTTTCGTCGATGATGTGCATTCCGGGCTATATGATTTATGTTTGGTGCGCAACACCAGGAACTACATCCGAGGTATATAAATCAACAATGATCCGCTGTTCCGACATTTTAATCCTGTAATGCTTACAATTGTTAATGTTGTATGTttcagaaatttcgaaaattaataaGAATAGAAGATGACGTGGCCACTTTACGGAGAAAAAACCAAACCGCAACTGCCGCTACTAACGCAGACTTTGAATTATAAGCGTCGTTGTGCTCTTGTTTAATCACCATTAAAAATGCATGTGTGTTATCTCGAGGTACGGAGAAAAGCATTTTATACATTGAGCAATATCATATCGCGTAATCATGTAATCATTTACCATGTCGAATAAAAAGCGTTTGTATGAAATCATATTTCATTGACAATGACAAGGTACAAATTTATAGAATAAGTAAGAATTtgatatttctatatttaaagTATACGATtaagataaaaataaatgattttattttcttCTAATTCGCAATACCGTCGGATCTTTCTAATGTAAAGTATAAGCGTATCGCCCGAACGTATCTACAGAAACTTGTAAGAGCAAGGCAATGGaatcttatttttattaataagttaattaaatttgtAACTCTACCAAGGAAAGAATGAAGTTTCCAgtttacaataaattatatatcGCATTTTGATTCAAGTATATCAACTTATTTCTCCCTATTTTGCATTTCTTTGATTCGCCCGATTAGTTGTTCTTTCCATTGATCTTCGGATATAGTGTTCGCCCATTCTGGGATTGCTGTAGTCGGTAATGTGAAAGATGCCATCATAGATTTCACTTGGTTGATTTTATCTGCATCCATATCTATGTTTGATCGATTATGGGGTGACGACCAAACTTCGATTGTTTCCGATAAGCAATCCTATACAGAATACATGTGGTCATGCTATTAAAAAGATGCGTGATACAATAAGTCCTTGACTTAATCGTTTTGAAAGGAACACTCAAATAAACCAACTATGTTAAAGGAAAATTTATcactagacagcagatctttatgcaaaataaaaattttctacctgatttgtaATCAACTGgggcgaaatagaaatttattttctttttgaatATGTTtattaggtcgaaaataatataacagcgtctttaaattcttctagtgTTTTCGAAAGTGtgtcgaattacacctactcatttttgttataaatgcataaaatccgctgtctatttatcacTCATAAATAGCTGAATGCCTGCCCTGTACACCAGCAAACGCTTATCTTCACTTCTGTCACATACGTACGAATGTATAAATGTATGAATTGGTTTTCTGATTCGCTTCTAAGAATCCATGTAAAACAAATCCGTGTAAGTCAAGGACTGTAATACTGTTGTTATATAAATCTATATGAATACGTACATGATGCGATTCTAATGTTAGCGATAACGTTTGACTATTTTCACCATTATTAGATACCCACTCGTCAtcctaaaaaataatatacgAGTTACACAATGggaaaatataataaacctAAATAGAAATTAGAATACGAATGGTTTACTTCATCGTCATATAACATCGGATCGTTGTCCAACGGAACTTGAGACAGAGGTTCATATCCTGACATTCCTACGTCATCGTCCTCACTATCCGATTCATTTACTCCTCTAGCATCAAATTGTAAATTTGGTGCATTTAAAGATGCCTCTATTGGCTGTTGTGTAGGGTCAGGAGACATTTTGCATCACTTTTTTCGTAACATTAACAgctcttcttattttatttctaaATGTATATATACGACATGGTCAGTATACACTGGAACGCCCATAACCTTGTCtagatataatatttaaatatcttgCACTGGGACTTACAAAAGAAGTTTCACGTGTGAAAGAAATAAGTACGTTCGTGATACCAGAGGTGATACTAATTGGCTACGTAAATattttcagtgaaacaaatcagAAGCATTCGAAGATAGAATCACAACACAGGCATTTGACAATTCACAGCTGATTTGCAGTGCTGTCCAAAGTTATCTTCCGGAAAATAACCGGAGACAAACTATATCTTCATCTCCACCTCCATCATCCGACCGCTTGCATTATGATGGCGCGGAATTTAAACCACagcatttaaaaaaaacatgATTTCCTTCCACAAATCTCTATTGTGTAAAATCAGAGTAGAATGTACGCTAATATTCACTAAAACTCGAACATTTTATCTTTATttagttaaacatttcttcggacctacaataattccattctatataatttcttttcatatcatggatatgaaattgatataataccacataatacctcatacaatagtaATTGATGTAGCTCGAAGTGATCTTATGAACTAGCTTGAATAATATACAGTGggagtacaaagtattcgtacacctttcaaaaacgaataactttttcaaaattgaacccaacagcttgagtttgctgagacgttagaaggattagtttcgAAATAAGGTTTcaaataattatgaaataatcaTATAATTATAAGATCCGTATTAAAATCTTTCAATACATTTGTTCTTACATCTTATATGttagttcttacaaataaatgaaataaagaataatacagATTGCCCAAATTGAATTTTTCGAGCATCAGCTCCCTCTGTAGATTCGAAGAAACGTCAGAATTCCCGGACGGGTTCTGTCGATAAAAGCCGGTCTCGAAATCTGCGATCGAATAACGTCGTTTCAGTTATCGACATGTGAGGAGTCACCAGGTTAGATCCGTCGAACAACAGATAGTGTACCAATCGTTTTCACGGAAGATCCGCAAAACAGTGAAAGCGGGCACACGGCCAAATACTGTTCCAGTAAACAATATGGCCGGTTTAGTTTGGTGCGCGGGTTATGTCGTCCTTATTGTGTTTGCAAAGTGTTTATTGTGCTACAGCCAGGATTAGTTGCCCCCGGTAAGTTTCTATTAATACAAACACCGTGAAATGTTCGATGAGAAGTTGAGTGAACGCGTGTTCGTGATACAGAACTTTGTGCACGGTGATTGACGGTTACGAGTGTGCCTTTCCGTCAATTACCGTCCGACCGTGTTCAAAGTTATCGGTGAAATCTTAatgataattttttcatttgaccGCTATACTCCTACATGACTTATCGACGCGTTGAAAATATGTTTTTGTTTACGTGAAAGTGtcacgcgtcgcgtcggggcaCGTAGCTTCTCGAAATTTTGCCGAGCAGTTAGTGATTGTTGAAGTCTCCGGTGTTGACGGTATCAGATTTTTCTTTTATCTTTCTACCTATATGCGAATGATGTTTAACCGACCGATCTATTACCGGTCTCGCGTCATTTGCCGACTTGGCCGAGGCTCCAGCTTTTCGATTGGCACTCTTCCTGTATGGCTACAATAAAGATCAAACTTCGAGACAACGTAACGCGAAGCAACAGGTTTTTTGCTGAGAAACTGCCGATGACCTCTCTCGTTTTAGCAGTCAGCTCGTTACATTCATGACTCTCGGACGTAATTGTCGTGTGTACGCTTCTCGTTCGCCTGTTTACGCGGAATAGGTAAACTGGCCTAACAACCGGGTCCAATGGAAAACGTAATTACATTCTGTAAAACATGCGACCGTGATACAGTGTTGAATCTTGACCGCACAATTATCCAAAGTGCATTGCAGCTTCTGCGGAACTGGTATGCGGCAGGTACAGCAAAGTTGTTGGCgtacttgaatatttttaatgtttatggcaatatagaataaaaagGGGACCACGCGCGATTAGTGGTGGAGAACTATCTATGTGAATAGGTACTACCGATGGTCATCGATTGTTCTCACTATCGAAAAGTACCGATGATTTACTTTTCGTTATTGGTAGCGAAATTTTGTTTACACGATAACAATTCTGCGGATAAACAAAATCTACGAATAAATTTAGCTAACTAAATATTACGCTACCTTTCACTCGACACGGTTAACATGAAAGCGTGCAGAAACAGTTTGTCGTTCGAATATCCCGCGTGTTTTCGAAATTCGAGTTCTATCGAAACGTTCCGGTTCGATTCAGTGATAAATTGTTTCTTTCCCGGGTGATTAATTCCTTCAGCCTTAACCAATATTAATTTTCGGACAATAGCGATATATTGCGAGAATAACGAGCAACCGGATGTATATGTTTATTATGTACAATGACATTGCTTGCATGCTATTGATTACAAAGGGGGAACGTACGAATATCTTGTGATAAATGCCAGGACAAAAGACTGGCTAGACTCGTTGGCGTGTGCTCTAAAAGACCGAAGAACATTGTTTACGATCAAACAAAACATTAACGACCCGAGAAATAGGAATTCTTCTTTTCATCCTTGTAAGTACAACATTTACGTTTACAGTTTCCAACCTCTTTTGTTTTTCGTTTGGTATAATGTCTTCTGATAAATTAACCATACAGCAGCGATCCTGGTCACGGAAATAAATCGTAAGGTGAGGGGGTTAACACTTTGCAGACGGAgccattttaactggaaaatgaaacatttcttcattCATTCGATATGCTTTTCTTCAATTTATTATGTGTAGTAATTGGTTAGTACACAGCGGatttttttaatgcatttatagcaacaaTGTGTAGTTTAAAACAGTAAgaacattggaagaatttataaattctgttatatcattttcaacctacaTATTAACCATattacccttagcactcgagtggtgactgaggcgccactaaaagttgctgtaccattatttaaaatattgttgacATTATTAGATAggttggtgtctaatcaattactgaaaatttaagtattgtatgaggtattgtattattatgtacAAATTTAAAAGAtcgtagagaatggaaatattctaggtcggaaggaatgtttaattttcgagttaaaatagctccgagtgcgaagggttaacaaaggaaatcaatttctatttcactccagtttgttataattcagatagaacatttttattttgcataatgatccccTTTCTATTGatcagataccaacatatttaataatgtaaacaatatgttGAATAATGGTGGAACAATGTTcagtgtaaagggttaacatTTCGATTTCGATGGTGAAATCGCTGAGAAAATCGTTAAAACCGATTCGTACGTGTGCGACCTACAATACAACAGATTTTATGACCAAGACTGCGGCCAAACATGATCGTGCAGTCCGGGACAGGTTACGATTACCGTTCCGACGGTCGTAGCAAAGAAAATTGTATAACTCGCACGATAATTGATAACGTGCACGGGGGCCACTTTACGCAAAATTGCGTATTCGATCGACTGGCTAGTCGGTGTCCCTATTTTTCGGGCACACTCTGTATTAGGAAAAAATTGTTCGCCTAAAGATTGTTTTCCGGACgttcatacagtatgccgcacACTACAATTGTATACCCATTTGAAACGGGGATAAGGAAACTTATTTAGAAGTACCGTAAACACAATGATCACAATGACCCTGTGATGTCAACTGGGAAGAATGTAAACCGTGCATCGTACCGTTTTGCACACGTGTTTATCGGTTACTCGATGGTAATTTATGAACATGGAcacaataaattaattaattcataaacAGAGGTCATAATAAGAGTTACTGGAATTCTGTTATTAATTCTTCCGGTggtatttttatattacaataaGTAACTCAATAATGAAGTATTTTCGAGAATGTTCAAATTTAAACATTTGTTCTTCCACATTGATAattggacagcggatctctatgcaaaataaaaatgttctacctgatttgcaaccaacCGGAGTGAAAGATAATtaaatttcttctttaatataACGAAACtactttaaattcttctaatgtttttactgcgtcataaaatagtaaatagttAATTAAATGCTGGTAAATGGCAACTTTTAGCCGTATAAAAAAGGACAGTCAGTTTCGTCCACGATTgtgtatacaattttttgtttatgttcaaaatattttcgGACTCATTTTGGAATTGAACCCGCGGAAGGTGATCCCTTCCGCAAAACAAGCTGATGTtgtgaaatacagttttttcgTAAGGAGGCTCGGTTACCGGGAAGATCGATTCGAAAAATTCGCTGAGTACACGTGCACTCGCCTCGCAAGGTGAATGCTCAACGCTGAAATGCGGTCACGTGATGGTGATGGTGTAGCGCCGAGACATCGAAAATATTGATCGAACGAAACAGCTGATCATTCGTCTCTGCTGAGATTGAGCTTTCAGAGAATTCTCGATTTTCTGTGCACGATAAAACATTATATTTACAGTAAACAATCTGGAAAAAAGCCGTGCAGTTAACTCCACAAGTATTCAAATTCTGTAACCCTTTTTTTTAACGTTTTCATTTGCGCGAGTCGTTCTTTGTTTAAATATTCGATATACCTTATCgttaaaaattgtagaataatTAACccgttttttaaaagttttcatTTACGCGAGTTGCTCTTTGTTTAAATATTCGATATTCCTTATCGTTGAAAATGGTAGGATGATTATGCGAATTATTGCATGTTTTCACTAGACGTAACCGAGCAAGGTAAAatgataaattttaaattgtactttaGCAATGTCCAATATATCTATGCGCTTTTGTTAGCTACAAACACAAAgcacaataaaataataattttaatcgttaAACTACTATAGTTTAACGATGTCCAATATACCTAGTCGCAAAAAAGGCAAAGTGATTGCATAAATATATTCTGTGCGTTTTTATTAGCTGCAAGCAAAGCACAGTGaaataatgattttaatcgTCCTTTAATGTGATATTATAGTTTAACGATGTCCAATATGCCTGGTCGCAAAACAGGCAAAGTGATTGCATAAATATAGTTTATGTGTTTTTACTAGCTGCAAGCAAAGCACaataaaataatgaacaatGTCCAATATTCTCGATcgcaaaaattt
Protein-coding sequences here:
- the LOC143212851 gene encoding male-enhanced antigen 1, which encodes MSPDPTQQPIEASLNAPNLQFDARGVNESDSEDDDVGMSGYEPLSQVPLDNDPMLYDDEDDEWVSNNGENSQTLSLTLESHHDCLSETIEVWSSPHNRSNIDMDADKINQVKSMMASFTLPTTAIPEWANTISEDQWKEQLIGRIKEMQNREK